The following are encoded in a window of Impatiens glandulifera chromosome 5, dImpGla2.1, whole genome shotgun sequence genomic DNA:
- the LOC124940545 gene encoding nuclear transport factor 2-like isoform X2 has protein sequence MEDPIERLTASSVAYCFTFWYYQLLHTDPAKSYRFYNDISQLSRTDENGNMSVTTTLKGIKEKILSVNYTNFESWIRWVDGQESIDNGFQIFVTGFLRGMNHNRYFIQVFFLAPQERGYFILNDIFRFLDQDSSPVPANKQTVAPIEINVDKIVDNVETVVNEEEIQLVDEVPNVKTVVDAKEITLLEFVDEVPNVEIVADKEDVLPVNVVHQVPNVETVVDAKEIPLAEVVHEVHDDSYLVGAKEIPLTKVVDEVYNIKIMVDAKEVPLVEVVDEVPNVETVVDAKEISLNKVVDEVYSIKTMVDAEEVPLVEVVDQVPNEETMVDAEEVPLLEVVDNVRDIYCDVDAKEVALGNVVDEVSDDSCLDDAKEGLLAKVVDKVPHYSCVVDAKEFPPAKVVDQVHDDCRVVEPKEVPFSKIGHEVPYHSCVIEPESKIEEMPKKSHASIENEATLSSHAPAPDGIEPKIEEHQVSHLQPSISEAEAAGDYSIYIKYLPVSVTTSILEDEFKRFGAIKEGGVQFQKNKQGFFFGFVRFEEANSVQKAVEASPVWIAGRQIVVEEKSSSNSRGGSGSHRFRHDVRGGHSGSPIGGRRRGRFDGLLR, from the exons ATggaggacccaattgaaaggCTCACTGCTTCATCG GTTGCTTATTGTTTCACATTTTGGTACTATCAGCTCCTGCATACTGATCCGGCTAAATCTTACCGATTTTATAACGATATCAGCCAACTTAGTCGTACGGATGAAAATGGGAACATGAGTGTTACTACAACTTTGAAG GGTATTAAGGAGAAGATATTGTCCGTGAACTATACAAACTTTGAATCATGGATTCGATGGGTTGATGGACAAGAATCTATTGACAATGGGTTTCAGATCTTTGTAACTGGTTTTTTGAGGGGAATGAACCATAATAGGTATTTTATACAAGTATTTTTCCTTGCACCACAAGAGAGAGGCTATTTTATCTTGAATGACATATTTCGCTTCCTGGATCAAG ATTCTTCTCCTGTACCAGCAAATAAGCAAACAGTTGCTCCGATAGAGATCAACGTGGACAAAATTGTGGACAATGTTGAAACGGTGGTTAATGAAGAGGAGATTCAACTTGTTGATGAAGTACCTAATGTAAAAACAGTGGTTGATGCAAAGGAGATTACACTTCTTGAATTTGTTGATGAAGTACCTAATGTAGAAATAGTGGCTGACAAAGAGGATGTTCTACCTGTTAATGTTGTTCATCAAGTACCAAATGTAGAAACAGTGGTTGATGCAAAGGAGATCCCACTTGCTGAAGTTGTTCATGAAGTACATGATGATTCTTACTTGGTTGGTGCAAAGGAGATTCCACTTACTAAAGTTGTTGATGAAgtatataacataaaaataatggTTGATGCAAAGGAGGTTCCACTTGTTGAAGTTGTCGATGAAGTACCTAATGTGGAAACAGTGGTTGATGCAAAGGAGATTTCACTTAATAAAGTTGTTGATGAAGTATACAGCATAAAAACAATGGTTGATGCAGAGGAG GTTCCACTTGTTGAAGTTGTTGATCAAGTACCTAACGAAGAAACAATGGTTGATGCAGAGGAGGTTCCACTTCTTGAAGTTGTTGACAATGTACGTGATATTTATTGTGATGTTGATGCAAAGGAGGTTGCACTTGGTAATGTTGTTGATGAAGTATCTGACGATTCTTGCCTAGATGATGCAAAAGAGGGTTTACTTGCTAAAGTTGTCGATAAAGTACCTCATTATTCTTGCGTGGTTGATGCAAAGGAGTTTCCACCAGCTAAAGTTGTTGATCAAGTACATGATGATTGTCGTGTGGTTGAACCAAAAGAggttccattttctaaaatTGGTCATGAAGTACCCTATCATTCTTGCGTGATTGAACCTGAATCCAAAATAGAAGAAATGCCAAAGAAATCTCATGCATCCATT GAAAATGAAGCAACATTGTCATCTCATGCTCCCGCTCCAGATGGAATTGAGCCTAAGATCGAAGAACATCAAGTGAGCCATCTGCAGCCTTCCATATCAGAAGCTGAAG CAGCTGGTGATTACTCAATCTATATAAAGTACCTCCCAGTGAGTGTAACCACTTCAATTCTTGAGGATGAGTTTAAGAGATTTGGAGCTATTAAGGAGGGTGGTGTGCAATTCCAAAAGAACAAA CAAGGATTCTTTTTTGGGTTTGTTCGATTCGAGGAGGCAAATTCAGTTCAAAAAGCAGTTGAG GCATCTCCGGTTTGGATTGCTGGACGTCAAATTGTTGTTGAGGAAAAGTCATCTTCCAATTCAAGAG GTGGAAGTGGGTCGCATAGATTCAGGCATGATGTAAGAGGAGGGCATTCTGGTTCTCCCataggaggaagaagaagaggaaggttTGATGGATTACTAAggtaa
- the LOC124940545 gene encoding nuclear transport factor 2-like isoform X1 encodes MEDPIERLTASSVAYCFTFWYYQLLHTDPAKSYRFYNDISQLSRTDENGNMSVTTTLKGIKEKILSVNYTNFESWIRWVDGQESIDNGFQIFVTGFLRGMNHNRYFIQVFFLAPQERGYFILNDIFRFLDQDSSPVPANKQTVAPIEINVDKIVDNVETVVNEEEIQLVDEVPNVKTVVDAKEITLLEFVDEVPNVEIVADKEDVLPVNVVHQVPNVETVVDAKEIPLAEVVHEVHDDSYLVGAKEIPLTKVVDEVYNIKIMVDAKEVPLVEVVDEVPNVETVVDAKEISLNKVVDEVYSIKTMVDAEEVPLVEVVNEVPNVETVVNAKVVPLVEVVDQVPNEETMVDAEEVPLLEVVDNVRDIYCDVDAKEVALGNVVDEVSDDSCLDDAKEGLLAKVVDKVPHYSCVVDAKEFPPAKVVDQVHDDCRVVEPKEVPFSKIGHEVPYHSCVIEPESKIEEMPKKSHASIENEATLSSHAPAPDGIEPKIEEHQVSHLQPSISEAEAAGDYSIYIKYLPVSVTTSILEDEFKRFGAIKEGGVQFQKNKQGFFFGFVRFEEANSVQKAVEASPVWIAGRQIVVEEKSSSNSRGGSGSHRFRHDVRGGHSGSPIGGRRRGRFDGLLR; translated from the exons ATggaggacccaattgaaaggCTCACTGCTTCATCG GTTGCTTATTGTTTCACATTTTGGTACTATCAGCTCCTGCATACTGATCCGGCTAAATCTTACCGATTTTATAACGATATCAGCCAACTTAGTCGTACGGATGAAAATGGGAACATGAGTGTTACTACAACTTTGAAG GGTATTAAGGAGAAGATATTGTCCGTGAACTATACAAACTTTGAATCATGGATTCGATGGGTTGATGGACAAGAATCTATTGACAATGGGTTTCAGATCTTTGTAACTGGTTTTTTGAGGGGAATGAACCATAATAGGTATTTTATACAAGTATTTTTCCTTGCACCACAAGAGAGAGGCTATTTTATCTTGAATGACATATTTCGCTTCCTGGATCAAG ATTCTTCTCCTGTACCAGCAAATAAGCAAACAGTTGCTCCGATAGAGATCAACGTGGACAAAATTGTGGACAATGTTGAAACGGTGGTTAATGAAGAGGAGATTCAACTTGTTGATGAAGTACCTAATGTAAAAACAGTGGTTGATGCAAAGGAGATTACACTTCTTGAATTTGTTGATGAAGTACCTAATGTAGAAATAGTGGCTGACAAAGAGGATGTTCTACCTGTTAATGTTGTTCATCAAGTACCAAATGTAGAAACAGTGGTTGATGCAAAGGAGATCCCACTTGCTGAAGTTGTTCATGAAGTACATGATGATTCTTACTTGGTTGGTGCAAAGGAGATTCCACTTACTAAAGTTGTTGATGAAgtatataacataaaaataatggTTGATGCAAAGGAGGTTCCACTTGTTGAAGTTGTCGATGAAGTACCTAATGTGGAAACAGTGGTTGATGCAAAGGAGATTTCACTTAATAAAGTTGTTGATGAAGTATACAGCATAAAAACAATGGTTGATGCAGAGGAGGTTCCACTTGTTGAAGTTGTTAATGAAGTACCTAATGTGGAAACAGTGGTTAATGCGAAAGTGGTTCCACTTGTTGAAGTTGTTGATCAAGTACCTAACGAAGAAACAATGGTTGATGCAGAGGAGGTTCCACTTCTTGAAGTTGTTGACAATGTACGTGATATTTATTGTGATGTTGATGCAAAGGAGGTTGCACTTGGTAATGTTGTTGATGAAGTATCTGACGATTCTTGCCTAGATGATGCAAAAGAGGGTTTACTTGCTAAAGTTGTCGATAAAGTACCTCATTATTCTTGCGTGGTTGATGCAAAGGAGTTTCCACCAGCTAAAGTTGTTGATCAAGTACATGATGATTGTCGTGTGGTTGAACCAAAAGAggttccattttctaaaatTGGTCATGAAGTACCCTATCATTCTTGCGTGATTGAACCTGAATCCAAAATAGAAGAAATGCCAAAGAAATCTCATGCATCCATT GAAAATGAAGCAACATTGTCATCTCATGCTCCCGCTCCAGATGGAATTGAGCCTAAGATCGAAGAACATCAAGTGAGCCATCTGCAGCCTTCCATATCAGAAGCTGAAG CAGCTGGTGATTACTCAATCTATATAAAGTACCTCCCAGTGAGTGTAACCACTTCAATTCTTGAGGATGAGTTTAAGAGATTTGGAGCTATTAAGGAGGGTGGTGTGCAATTCCAAAAGAACAAA CAAGGATTCTTTTTTGGGTTTGTTCGATTCGAGGAGGCAAATTCAGTTCAAAAAGCAGTTGAG GCATCTCCGGTTTGGATTGCTGGACGTCAAATTGTTGTTGAGGAAAAGTCATCTTCCAATTCAAGAG GTGGAAGTGGGTCGCATAGATTCAGGCATGATGTAAGAGGAGGGCATTCTGGTTCTCCCataggaggaagaagaagaggaaggttTGATGGATTACTAAggtaa
- the LOC124940428 gene encoding wound-induced basic protein-like, giving the protein MIYDVNSPLFRSFLSQKGGASDKRKMEEQKPKEHKPKSNENKPVMNE; this is encoded by the exons ATGATCTACGACGTCAACTCACCGCTGTTCAGATCCTTCCTTAGCCAGAAGGGAGGCGCATCCGACAAGAG GAAAATGGAGGAGCAGAAGCCAAAGGAGCATAAGCCTAAATCTAATGAGAATAAGCCTGTGATGAATGAGTAG